A DNA window from Hordeum vulgare subsp. vulgare chromosome 1H, MorexV3_pseudomolecules_assembly, whole genome shotgun sequence contains the following coding sequences:
- the LOC123445759 gene encoding ataxin-3 homolog: MDAGTGNSGMLYHELQARQLCGLHALNAALQGPFFSEGDLLQIAADLDAREREVMSAAGTVGAGDFLAEGEGSHNVSNSGDFSVEVLKRALEVWNLQFISMYSQAAAGAQSNPELETAFICHFQNHWFCIRNVDGEWYNFNSLYLAPEHLSQFLLSAYLDSMRGPGSNIYVVRGTFPRDCPTDYNDFGQWLDPEEARIITHSRFEAQQKQGSNSAIAMASRRYLTVGVASGLRGLEVPGTKIEVPRQQPYQQKGMTMMQEESDDELKAAIAISLMPFEAPGTSSLPAQEERNLKSALGKDTSMEEPVWSNSEGPVEED, translated from the exons ATGGACGCCGGGACGGGGAACTCGGGTATGCTGTACCACGAGCTGCAGGCGCGGCAGCTCTGCGGGCTCCATGCCCTCAACGCGGCGTTGCAGGGCCCGTTCTTCAGCGAGGGGGACCTCCTGCAGATCGCGGCGGACCTCGACGCCCGCGAGCGGGAGGTCATGTCCGCCGCCGGCACCGTGGGCGCGGGGGATTTCCTCGCCGAGGGCGAGGGATCCCACAACGTCTCCAACAGCGGGGACTTCAGCGTTGAG GTTTTGAAGAGGGCACTAGAGGTATGGAACCTTCAGTTTATCTCCATGTATTCCCAAGCTGCAGCGGGAGCCCAATCCAATCCTGAACTGGAAACTGCCTTCATCTGCCACTTCCAAAACCACTGGTTCTGCATTAGGAATGTGGATGGGGAATGGTACAACTTCAATAGTCTGTATCTGGCCCCTGAGCACCTCTCTCAGTTTTTACTCTCAGCTTACCTTGACAGCATGAGGGGGCCTGGCTCGAACATCTATGTAGTAAGGGGCACTTTCCCCAGGGACTGTCCTACTGATTACAATGACTTTGGTCAGTGGCTGGATCCTGAGGAAGCCAGGATCATTACACATTCTCGCTTCGAGGCGCAGCAGAAACAAGGGAGCAACTCTGCAATAGCGATGGCCTCGAGGAGGTATCTCACAGTGGGGGTAGCTTCTGGCTTGAGGGGCCTTGAAGTTCCAGGCACCAAGATTGAAGTACCTCGTCAGCAGCCTTACCAACAGAAGGGCATGACTATGATGCAAGAGGAGAGTGATGACGAACTGAAGGCGGCGATAGCTATTAGCTTGATGCCATTTGAAGCTCCGGGGACCAGTTCTCTTCCAGCCCAAGAAGAGAGAAATTTGAAAAGTGCGCTTGGCAAGGACACCAGCATGGAGGAACCTGTCTGGAGCAACTCTGAAGGGCCGGTTGAAGAAGATTAG